A window of Castanea sativa cultivar Marrone di Chiusa Pesio chromosome 1, ASM4071231v1 contains these coding sequences:
- the LOC142621900 gene encoding uncharacterized protein LOC142621900 — translation MDSSATLSSRAQLVSRECDNIFPSTKYLSSQRTPSFSSSSSLSPCSSSFGSSNFADDSPLSPATPLRYSGVPFSWEHLPGIPKKKQASKKESSSKLLPLPPTSTITPSSRKSNLEDVVGKKNCKQTLKKDPFFAALVECSKDDDQDQEPNSSIWNSAKVSRSLSDRFGFISLYTSCKRTSAISESIIYLPRSSRTSYDLIHHRSS, via the coding sequence ATGGATTCCTCAGCAACTCTTAGTAGCCGTGCCCAACTTGTCTCTAGAGAATGTGACAACATATTTCCGAGCACAAAATACCTATCCTCTCAAAGGACACCTTCCTTTTCCTCCTCCTCATCACTTTCACCATGTTCTTCTTCCTTTGGATCTTCCAATTTTGCTGATGATTCCCCACTTAGTCCAGCCACTCCCCTTAGATATTCTGGTGTTCCATTTTCTTGGGAACATTTACCAGGAATTCCCAAGAAAAAACAAGCATCCAAGAAAGAATCCTCATCAAAGCTCCTTCCATTGCCACCAACTAGTACCATAACTCCAAGCTCTAGGAAATCCAACTTGGAAGATGTGGTTGGGAAGAAGAATTGTAAGCAGACTTTAAAAAAAGATCCATTTTTTGCAGCATTGGTTGAGTGCTCCAAGGATGATGATCAAGATCAAGAACCAAATAGTAGCATTTGGAATAGTGCTAAGGTGTCTAGGAGTCTAAGTGATCGTTTTGGTTTTATTAGTCTTTACACTTCTTGCAAGAGAACTTCTGCAATCTCAGAGTCCATTATCTATCTTCCAAGGTCAAGCAGAACTTCCTATGATCTGATTCATCACCGTTCCAGCTGA
- the LOC142625243 gene encoding uncharacterized protein LOC142625243, translating into MARHMVLVPTRGFAVVIPYPLFISPIRAEAFTSLLAGGAENGRLHGVSISRNAPTISHLLFADDSLLVLSNLQEEVHVISKVLELYGVASVPIHQFRKVLRVFSSNTTEVQRGWITAALGVKEVDKFESYLGLPTLIAIKILFSFQREVWKKIQGWKGKLLSKAGKEVLTKLVAQSIPTYTTGVFQLP; encoded by the coding sequence ATGGCAAGGCATATGGTACTTGTGCCCACTAGAGGATTCGCCGTGGTGATCCCTTATCCCCTATTTATTTCCCCGATCCGTGCCGAGGCCTTTACATCTTTGTTGGCTGGGGGAGCAGAGAACGGTCGGCTTCATGGCGTGTCCATTAGTCGAAATGCCCCCACCATTTCCCACTTGCTTTTTGCCGATGACTCCCTTCTCGTTTTGTCAAACTTACAAGAGGAAGTGCATGTGATCTCTAAAGTCTTAGAATTGTATGGCGTGGCTTCCGTGCCAATTCATCAATTTAGAAAAGTCCTTCGTGTTTTTAGTAGCAATACAACAGAGGTGCAAAGAGGTTGGATAACCGCCGCATTGGGAGTGAAGGAGGTGGACAAATTTGAATCCTATCTGGGATTACCCACATTGATTGCGATCAAAATactgttttcttttcaaagagAGGTTTGGAAGAAGATTCAGGGGTGGAAAGGGAAGTTGTTATCTAAAGCCGGGAAGGAAGTCCTGACAAAGCTCGTGGCTCAATCAATTCCTACATATACGACGGGAGTTTTCCAACTTCCGTAA